One region of Chloroflexota bacterium genomic DNA includes:
- a CDS encoding HEPN domain-containing protein produces the protein MATRVNGRDPRVEEHLRISRQFLRQAEEEFATGDRLQASEKAWGAAAHAVKAVAQHRGWQLDGHRYLFDAVDRIYHETEDAELRDLFRIANSLHTNFYENWQSEDLVQDGIKRVEVLLKRLEPLVA, from the coding sequence GTGGCTACGCGAGTTAACGGCAGGGACCCAAGAGTAGAAGAGCACCTGCGCATCAGCCGCCAATTCCTGCGCCAAGCGGAAGAAGAATTCGCCACAGGCGACCGGCTCCAAGCCTCAGAGAAGGCCTGGGGCGCGGCTGCGCATGCGGTGAAAGCCGTGGCTCAGCACCGTGGCTGGCAGCTCGACGGACACCGGTATCTCTTTGATGCGGTCGATAGAATCTACCACGAGACGGAAGACGCTGAGCTTCGTGACCTGTTCAGAATTGCCAATTCGCTGCATACGAATTTCTACGAGAATTGGCAATCGGAAGACTTAGTCCAGGACGGGATCAAGCGCGTAGAGGTACTGCTGAAGAGGTTGGAGCCGCTGGTAGCTTGA
- a CDS encoding PaREP1 family protein has translation MAREVNYRDRKVEEHLRISRQFLRQAEEELAKGDRLQASEKAWGAAAHAVKAVAQHRGWQHDGHRFLFEAIDKIYCETGDSEVLVLFSASNSLHMNFYENWQTDNQVQDGIKRVKVLLEKLEPLAA, from the coding sequence GTGGCGAGAGAAGTCAATTACAGAGATCGCAAGGTAGAAGAGCACCTGCGCATCAGCCGCCAATTCTTGCGCCAAGCGGAAGAAGAGCTTGCCAAAGGCGACAGGTTGCAGGCCTCGGAGAAAGCCTGGGGCGCGGCCGCGCACGCGGTGAAAGCCGTGGCTCAGCACCGCGGCTGGCAGCACGACGGGCATCGCTTTCTCTTCGAGGCAATCGACAAGATCTATTGCGAGACGGGAGACTCGGAAGTTCTTGTCCTATTTAGCGCGTCCAACTCGCTGCACATGAACTTCTATGAGAATTGGCAAACGGACAATCAAGTGCAGGACGGGATCAAGCGTGTAAAGGTGTTGCTAGAGAAGCTGGAGCCGCTGGCAGCCTGA